In Micromonospora purpureochromogenes, a single window of DNA contains:
- a CDS encoding Na(+)/H(+) antiporter subunit C has protein sequence MREGGAGPTLVLVLAVGVLAATGVTLLLERSLTRILLGVILLGNGVNLLILLGGRSGAAPVVGTAEAAEFSDPLVQAMVLTAIVITFGLTAFLAAVAYRSWYLGGDDEVQDDLEDRQIVQLAERNEVLDTDLGGEGPDDDPEQVDPEPARRRLRGRGRRQ, from the coding sequence GTGAGGGAGGGCGGCGCGGGGCCGACCCTGGTGCTGGTGCTCGCCGTCGGCGTGCTCGCGGCCACCGGGGTGACCCTGCTGCTGGAGCGCAGCCTGACCCGGATCCTGCTCGGCGTCATCCTGCTCGGCAACGGGGTGAACCTGCTCATCCTGCTCGGCGGCCGGTCCGGCGCGGCGCCGGTGGTCGGCACCGCCGAGGCGGCGGAGTTCAGCGACCCGCTGGTCCAGGCCATGGTGCTCACCGCCATCGTGATCACCTTCGGGCTGACCGCGTTCCTCGCGGCGGTCGCCTACCGGAGCTGGTATCTCGGCGGCGACGACGAGGTGCAGGACGACCTGGAGGACCGCCAGATCGTGCAGCTCGCCGAGCGCAACGAGGTGCTCGACACCGACCTCGGCGGGGAGGGGCCGGACGACGACCCGGAGCAGGTGGACCCGGAGCCGGCCCGACGCCGGTTGCGCGGACGGGGTCGGCGGCAGTGA